In Zobellia roscoffensis, the following are encoded in one genomic region:
- the rpsR gene encoding 30S ribosomal protein S18 yields the protein MATLQQQAKGKKDGEIRYLTPLNIETNTKKKYCRFKKSGIKYIDYKDADFLMKLVNEQGKLLPRRLTGTSLKYQRKVAQAVKRARHLALMPYVGDLLK from the coding sequence ATGGCAACATTACAACAACAAGCAAAAGGAAAAAAAGACGGTGAAATCCGTTATTTGACTCCATTGAACATTGAGACCAATACTAAAAAGAAGTATTGCCGTTTCAAGAAATCAGGTATTAAATATATCGATTACAAAGACGCAGACTTTTTAATGAAGTTGGTAAACGAGCAAGGTAAATTGTTACCTAGAAGACTTACCGGTACTTCTTTAAAATATCAGCGTAAAGTGGCTCAAGCGGTCAAAAGAGCACGTCACTTGGCTTTGATGCCATACGTAGGAGATTTATTAAAATAA
- a CDS encoding LytR/AlgR family response regulator transcription factor translates to MKLRSIIVDDSSMQRMAVAKLVNSHPNLAMVAEYSNAIEAKNGIKNNEIDLIFLDVEMPIISGFDLLESLENSPQVILITGKPDYALKAFDYDVTDYLHKPITLARFDASVKRAVAKYEQLHKVQEDEEHIFVKSNLKKRKVILNDIKWIEALGDYIKLVTDEANIVILSTMKSFEQQLPEDKFLRIHKSYIVNLEKIEKFNSKNVEVSGRSIPLSRNKKTELAEALANV, encoded by the coding sequence ATGAAATTAAGAAGTATTATCGTAGACGATTCGTCCATGCAACGAATGGCAGTCGCGAAGCTTGTAAACAGTCATCCCAATCTTGCTATGGTGGCCGAGTACAGCAATGCGATTGAAGCCAAAAACGGCATCAAGAACAACGAGATCGATCTTATTTTTCTTGATGTTGAAATGCCTATCATCAGTGGATTTGACCTACTCGAATCCTTAGAAAACAGTCCTCAAGTAATTTTGATTACAGGTAAGCCAGATTATGCCCTTAAAGCATTTGATTACGATGTAACCGATTATTTGCACAAACCTATTACGCTTGCCAGATTTGACGCTTCTGTAAAAAGAGCGGTAGCCAAATATGAGCAACTACATAAAGTACAAGAAGACGAAGAGCATATATTCGTAAAGAGCAACCTTAAAAAACGTAAGGTAATTTTAAACGATATTAAATGGATAGAGGCTCTTGGTGACTATATTAAACTAGTTACTGACGAAGCTAACATTGTTATCTTGTCTACCATGAAATCATTTGAGCAGCAATTACCGGAAGATAAATTCTTACGTATTCACAAATCCTACATTGTGAATCTAGAGAAGATAGAAAAATTCAACAGTAAAAATGTTGAAGTTAGCGGAAGGTCTATTCCTCTCAGCAGGAATAAAAAAACCGAGTTGGCAGAAGCACTTGCCAATGTCTAG
- the hisS gene encoding histidine--tRNA ligase, with product MAQKPSIPKGTRDFTPSEVIKRNYIFDIVKKHFQTFGFQPIETPSFENSDTLMGKYGDEGDRLIFKILNSGDYLNKVDDASYTSKDSNLLTSKISEKALRYDLTVPFARYVVMHQNEIDFPFKRYQIQPVWRADRPQKGRFREFFQCDADVVGSDSLLQEIEFVQLYDAVFTDLKLEGVNIKLNNRKILSGIAEVIGAQDLLIDFTVALDKLDKIGEEGVKKEMAERGLTPEAIAKVEPLFSLSGSNLEQLEALKELLKDSETGSKGVEELTFIVSTIEEMGLQSANLSIDVTLARGLNYYTGAIFEVAAPEGVKMGSIGGGGRYDDLTGIFGLKDVSGVGISFGLDRTYLVLEELGLFPESIDQSLEVLCLNFGDQEALAALKLVSKLRKNQVKADVYPSNVKIQKQFKYANNRKVPYVILIGEQELENNSFVVKNMAEGSQEEYNLNEVEAFVKRLS from the coding sequence ATGGCACAAAAACCAAGCATACCAAAGGGAACAAGAGATTTTACCCCTTCCGAAGTCATCAAACGGAATTATATTTTTGATATCGTAAAAAAGCATTTTCAGACCTTTGGATTTCAGCCTATTGAAACCCCTTCTTTTGAAAACTCGGATACTTTAATGGGTAAATACGGTGATGAGGGTGATCGCTTGATTTTTAAGATTTTGAATTCAGGAGATTATTTGAATAAGGTTGATGATGCTTCATATACATCGAAGGATTCGAATTTGCTTACCTCTAAGATTTCAGAAAAGGCACTACGTTATGACCTAACAGTGCCTTTTGCCCGATATGTGGTCATGCACCAGAATGAAATAGATTTTCCTTTTAAACGCTATCAAATACAACCGGTTTGGCGTGCGGACAGACCCCAAAAAGGGCGTTTCCGTGAGTTTTTTCAGTGTGATGCAGATGTAGTCGGTTCCGATTCTTTATTACAGGAAATAGAATTTGTGCAGTTATACGATGCCGTTTTTACTGATTTAAAATTAGAAGGTGTCAATATCAAACTGAACAATAGAAAGATACTTTCCGGTATTGCAGAAGTTATAGGTGCACAAGACCTCCTCATAGATTTTACCGTTGCTTTGGATAAGTTGGATAAAATTGGTGAAGAAGGGGTAAAGAAAGAAATGGCGGAAAGGGGACTTACTCCTGAGGCAATAGCCAAAGTGGAACCACTTTTCTCACTTTCTGGAAGCAACCTAGAACAGCTTGAAGCTTTAAAAGAGCTTTTAAAAGATTCCGAAACCGGAAGCAAAGGGGTTGAAGAGCTTACTTTTATTGTGAGTACCATTGAAGAAATGGGACTTCAGTCCGCTAATCTTTCTATCGATGTAACTTTGGCACGTGGGCTCAATTATTATACGGGTGCTATTTTTGAAGTAGCGGCGCCAGAGGGTGTAAAAATGGGCTCTATAGGTGGCGGTGGTCGTTATGATGACTTAACGGGAATTTTTGGCTTAAAGGATGTTAGTGGAGTGGGTATTTCATTCGGTTTAGATCGTACGTATTTAGTATTAGAAGAATTAGGGCTCTTCCCAGAAAGTATTGATCAGTCTTTAGAGGTGCTTTGTCTGAATTTTGGAGACCAAGAAGCCTTGGCGGCTTTAAAACTTGTATCTAAATTACGGAAGAATCAAGTAAAAGCAGATGTATACCCATCAAACGTTAAAATTCAGAAGCAGTTTAAATACGCCAATAACAGAAAAGTACCGTATGTAATTTTGATTGGTGAGCAAGAGTTAGAAAATAATTCTTTTGTAGTTAAAAACATGGCAGAAGGTTCTCAAGAAGAGTATAATTTGAATGAAGTGGAGGCTTTTGTAAAACGTCTATCATAG
- a CDS encoding YihY/virulence factor BrkB family protein, with the protein MSQEIEEKIDKIPIINWLARLLKGIKLPAFEGLSLYDLMEMYILGIFRGAISTRASSIAFSLFLALFPLLIFLITLIPFILPYVSVGNENFDSQFLVFLESFLPSATSDYFGDIYQQIKDQKRGGLLSSAFLFSIFLMANGVNAIFGGFENSYHVELTRNFFRQYLYALMVGLILSILLIVGAVAYGYFEFYITDYLSVWAAKTRGYDLTENDIVGAQMGKVLFFVLLSYFTTAILYYFGTTEGRHARFFSIGALMTTLLFMLTSYLFGVYVEKFARYNELYGALGGLLILMVYIWLNSNILLLGFELNASLNSLRKTYHKR; encoded by the coding sequence ATGTCGCAAGAGATAGAAGAGAAAATTGATAAAATTCCTATAATTAATTGGCTAGCGCGTCTTTTAAAAGGCATTAAGTTACCGGCTTTTGAGGGGTTATCTCTGTACGATTTAATGGAAATGTATATTCTTGGTATTTTTCGTGGAGCTATTTCTACTCGTGCCAGTTCTATTGCCTTCAGTTTGTTTTTAGCATTATTTCCCTTACTTATATTTCTTATTACATTGATTCCTTTTATTCTGCCATATGTAAGTGTTGGTAATGAAAATTTTGATTCTCAGTTTTTGGTGTTTTTAGAGTCTTTTTTGCCATCGGCTACCAGTGACTATTTTGGGGATATCTATCAGCAGATAAAAGACCAAAAGCGAGGAGGGCTTTTGTCTTCCGCTTTCTTATTTTCCATTTTTCTTATGGCTAATGGGGTCAATGCTATTTTTGGTGGGTTCGAAAATTCGTATCATGTAGAGCTGACTAGAAATTTTTTTCGTCAATATTTGTATGCCCTAATGGTTGGGCTTATTTTATCCATATTGTTAATAGTAGGGGCTGTGGCTTATGGTTATTTTGAATTTTATATTACGGATTACCTGAGCGTATGGGCCGCCAAAACAAGAGGCTATGATTTAACGGAAAATGACATTGTAGGCGCTCAAATGGGCAAAGTATTGTTCTTTGTTCTGTTGTCCTATTTTACGACCGCAATATTGTATTATTTTGGCACGACAGAAGGTAGACATGCTCGTTTTTTTTCGATTGGCGCGTTAATGACTACTTTATTATTTATGCTTACTTCATACCTTTTTGGGGTATATGTGGAAAAATTTGCCCGATATAATGAATTATACGGAGCTTTAGGAGGTTTGTTGATACTTATGGTATATATCTGGTTAAATTCTAATATATTGTTGCTGGGGTTTGAGCTAAATGCTTCTTTGAACTCTTTAAGAAAAACATATCATAAAAGATGA
- the rplI gene encoding 50S ribosomal protein L9, whose translation MELILKQDVEHLGFKDDIVNVKNGYGRNYLIPRNLAAMATASAKKVLAENLKQRAHKEKKVVDAASKTAEALKALEMKISAKTGAADKLFGSVTTIDLAAALEKEGHSIDKKFISIQGGAVKRTGPYNAQIRLHREVIVDFPFEVVADKK comes from the coding sequence ATGGAACTTATACTAAAACAAGACGTAGAGCATTTAGGCTTTAAAGATGATATCGTAAACGTAAAGAATGGTTACGGTAGAAATTACCTTATTCCAAGAAACTTAGCTGCAATGGCTACTGCTTCTGCAAAAAAGGTATTGGCAGAGAACTTAAAACAAAGAGCTCATAAAGAGAAAAAAGTGGTTGATGCTGCAAGCAAAACTGCCGAGGCTCTTAAAGCTTTGGAAATGAAAATTTCTGCTAAAACAGGTGCTGCGGACAAATTGTTCGGATCTGTTACTACAATTGATCTTGCTGCCGCTCTTGAAAAAGAAGGTCACAGCATAGACAAGAAGTTTATTAGCATTCAAGGTGGTGCCGTTAAACGTACTGGTCCTTACAATGCACAAATTAGATTACACAGGGAAGTAATAGTAGATTTCCCTTTTGAGGTTGTTGCAGATAAAAAATAA
- a CDS encoding DUF6495 family protein: MKYTRLTKQQLEELHQEFINFLATQSITGDEWEEIKTNKPEVAEDEIDVFSDLVWEGVLAKVEYLENISEKQMHLFHLAEKEMKLISVKVMNPAIDLNTTIGFSWFKKNWQSDFVEYLTASKAYTEDKNLDKFQLIQQGAVITKGDLYQWFDNVIES, encoded by the coding sequence ATGAAATATACGAGGCTTACAAAGCAGCAACTAGAAGAACTGCATCAAGAGTTTATAAACTTTTTGGCTACACAGTCCATTACAGGAGATGAATGGGAGGAAATCAAAACCAATAAGCCAGAAGTGGCCGAAGATGAAATTGATGTTTTCAGTGATTTGGTTTGGGAAGGTGTGCTTGCCAAAGTGGAGTATCTAGAGAATATTTCCGAAAAACAGATGCATCTTTTTCATTTAGCGGAAAAGGAAATGAAATTGATTTCTGTTAAGGTCATGAATCCTGCAATTGATTTGAATACTACAATTGGTTTTTCTTGGTTTAAAAAGAACTGGCAGTCAGATTTTGTAGAGTATTTAACTGCATCCAAGGCATATACGGAAGATAAAAATCTAGATAAGTTTCAGCTTATTCAGCAAGGGGCCGTTATCACCAAAGGAGACCTGTATCAATGGTTTGATAACGTCATTGAATCATAA
- a CDS encoding DUF2147 domain-containing protein, producing MSVTNIVSLIFLYLTLIPVGQSQSVFGKWKTIDDRTGKPKAIIDIYEEDGKMHGKVIEIVEEGKENFICSKCDGDMKDKPVLGMTIIEDAEHHGDGVYKGDTLFDPQQAMTFRCKIWLNPDNPDELKVRGYLAFIYRTQTWVRVDG from the coding sequence ATGAGCGTAACCAATATAGTAAGTTTAATTTTTCTTTATTTAACCCTTATTCCTGTGGGGCAGTCTCAAAGTGTTTTCGGAAAATGGAAAACTATTGATGACCGAACAGGTAAACCAAAAGCTATTATAGATATCTATGAGGAAGATGGTAAAATGCACGGTAAAGTGATTGAGATAGTAGAGGAGGGTAAAGAGAATTTCATTTGCAGTAAGTGTGATGGGGATATGAAGGATAAGCCTGTTTTGGGTATGACTATAATTGAGGATGCGGAACATCATGGAGATGGGGTCTATAAGGGTGATACACTGTTTGATCCTCAGCAGGCCATGACCTTTAGATGTAAAATTTGGCTAAACCCCGATAATCCTGATGAGCTTAAAGTAAGGGGTTATTTGGCCTTTATTTATCGTACCCAGACTTGGGTGCGTGTAGACGGATAG
- the rpsF gene encoding 30S ribosomal protein S6, translated as MNHYETVFILNPVLSDDQIAETVKKFEDFLIKNGAKMVSKENWGLKKLAYAIQHKKSGFYHLFEFTNTGEVITPYEQEFKRDERVMRFLTVKLDKHAIEWAEKRRTRLKAKA; from the coding sequence ATGAACCATTACGAAACTGTTTTCATTTTGAATCCCGTGCTTTCTGATGATCAGATAGCGGAAACAGTTAAGAAATTTGAGGATTTCTTAATTAAGAATGGCGCCAAGATGGTCTCCAAAGAAAACTGGGGACTTAAGAAATTGGCCTATGCCATCCAACACAAGAAAAGTGGATTTTACCACTTGTTCGAATTTACTAACACTGGTGAAGTTATCACTCCTTATGAGCAAGAGTTCAAAAGAGATGAGCGTGTTATGCGTTTTTTAACAGTGAAGTTAGACAAGCACGCAATTGAGTGGGCTGAGAAAAGAAGAACAAGGTTAAAAGCTAAAGCTTAA
- a CDS encoding TonB-dependent receptor, producing the protein MSYKVHLSLVLFFTFFSAISQVTTSNMSGSVVDDQNLPLLGANVVVVHTPTGTKSGAITNEDGLFKILNLRVGGPYTVTVSYVGFKEQSLDEIYLSLGKTFTLDVVLATESQALDEVVVISDRGGTFGSDRTGSETSVGRRELTKLPTISRSAEDFTRLEPSASGTPGTGGLSFGGRNDQYNNFSLDGSFFGNPFGLDASGPGGQTSSQPISLDAIDQIQVSLAPYDVTQSGFTGATVNAVTKSGTNEFHGSVYGFFRNESLTGGKIRGEDVVKPDLKQNQYGVSIGGPIIKNKLFFFANFERDQRDDLGTSGWVPNTGSGAINESRVLESDLVTVQSALAGLGYDTGRYEGFTYGAESTKGIFKLDWNINDNHRLALIYNFLNSSKEKPAHPTALGVRGPNVQVLQFENTGYEINNNIQSFQMELNSTFGENATNKLQVGYSHFDDFRNPFSSPMPAITIQDGAQSNYIIAGHEPFSINNTLDQKVFQITNNFNYFMGNHTFTVGASFEKFQFDNSFNLGAYGYDENGDFIQEVGAFASYPDLAAFQADVADGTLAAALTNAQNIFTNSNAAGVGNPGGWALAETNVGQFSFYLQDDWSVTPDFKLTYGVRFDKPLYFDTDDKIQENIARKPFTFDPTISYFNPQTDQETLLDSESLPNNDFLISPRVGFNWDVNGNQTTQIRGGSGVFTGRFPFVWLGNQVQGLDSFFYQIVDPDFKWPQVWRTNIGADHRFDSGIILTADVSYTKDLNGAHVQNWGLRNPSATLNAPGDNRPIYAATDKGNNAYVFTNSDKGRIWNASLKAQKTWDNGLFASVAYNYLNAQDVNSIEAEITGDAFDFNPNLGDANQDVLSYSKYGDTHRVIGAAAKQFNYGNNNKWSTTISTFFEYAQGGRFNYTYAGNINNDSSFQNNDLLYIPTSAEVQQMQFSGVGQADAFERFIQQDEYMSDNRGEYFDRYGALAPWRGKWDVKFLQDYRFNVSEDKVHTIQFSIDILNFGNMLNSDWGVIQQPNSLNPLSVTVDTNNVPTYTFNEQLTETFGYDSSLFSRWQMQFGLRYIF; encoded by the coding sequence ATGTCTTACAAAGTTCATTTAAGTCTTGTGCTATTTTTCACCTTCTTTAGCGCAATTTCACAAGTCACAACCTCCAACATGAGCGGTTCGGTGGTGGACGATCAAAACCTTCCTCTTTTAGGTGCAAACGTAGTGGTAGTGCACACTCCAACTGGCACTAAGTCTGGAGCCATTACTAATGAGGATGGCCTTTTTAAAATTCTTAACCTTAGAGTGGGCGGGCCATATACGGTAACCGTTTCTTATGTAGGATTTAAAGAGCAAAGCTTGGATGAAATCTATTTATCCCTAGGAAAAACATTTACTTTAGATGTTGTTCTTGCTACAGAAAGTCAGGCGCTTGATGAAGTAGTGGTTATTTCGGATCGTGGAGGAACATTTGGAAGTGATCGTACAGGTTCGGAAACAAGCGTTGGTAGAAGAGAGCTTACCAAATTACCAACTATTTCTAGGTCTGCGGAGGATTTTACAAGGTTAGAGCCGAGTGCTTCGGGTACCCCTGGTACTGGTGGTCTTTCTTTTGGTGGTCGTAATGACCAATACAACAACTTTTCTTTAGATGGTTCTTTCTTTGGAAATCCGTTTGGTTTGGATGCTTCAGGTCCAGGTGGTCAGACAAGTTCGCAGCCTATCTCTTTGGATGCGATTGACCAGATTCAGGTTTCTTTGGCGCCTTATGATGTAACTCAATCAGGATTTACTGGTGCTACGGTTAACGCGGTTACCAAAAGTGGTACAAATGAGTTTCACGGGAGTGTATATGGTTTTTTTAGAAATGAAAGCCTTACCGGAGGAAAGATTAGAGGAGAAGATGTAGTAAAGCCAGATTTAAAACAAAACCAGTATGGGGTTAGCATTGGCGGTCCAATAATAAAGAACAAACTCTTTTTCTTTGCGAATTTTGAACGTGATCAAAGAGATGATTTAGGAACCAGTGGATGGGTGCCAAATACTGGTTCAGGGGCAATTAACGAATCAAGGGTATTAGAAAGTGATTTGGTTACGGTACAGTCTGCATTGGCAGGTTTAGGGTATGATACAGGCCGATATGAAGGATTTACATACGGTGCTGAATCTACAAAAGGTATTTTTAAGTTAGATTGGAACATAAACGATAATCATCGTTTGGCGTTAATTTATAATTTTTTAAATTCTTCAAAAGAAAAGCCGGCTCACCCTACTGCTTTAGGTGTTAGAGGTCCAAATGTGCAGGTGTTGCAATTTGAAAATACGGGTTATGAGATAAATAATAATATCCAATCGTTCCAGATGGAGCTAAACTCTACTTTCGGGGAAAATGCAACAAATAAACTTCAGGTGGGGTATTCTCATTTTGATGATTTTAGAAATCCGTTTTCTTCTCCCATGCCCGCTATAACAATTCAAGATGGAGCTCAAAGTAATTATATAATTGCAGGTCATGAACCTTTTTCCATTAATAATACACTAGATCAAAAGGTCTTTCAGATTACTAATAATTTCAATTATTTCATGGGAAACCACACCTTTACGGTTGGGGCGTCCTTTGAAAAATTTCAATTTGATAATTCATTTAACCTAGGGGCTTACGGTTATGATGAAAACGGAGATTTTATTCAAGAAGTAGGGGCTTTTGCATCTTACCCTGACTTAGCAGCGTTTCAAGCAGATGTTGCAGATGGAACTCTTGCAGCGGCTTTGACCAATGCACAAAACATTTTTACAAATAGTAATGCTGCAGGTGTTGGTAATCCTGGTGGTTGGGCATTGGCAGAAACTAATGTGGGGCAATTTTCTTTTTACCTACAAGACGATTGGAGTGTGACACCGGATTTTAAATTAACCTACGGTGTGCGTTTTGACAAACCATTATATTTTGACACAGATGATAAGATTCAAGAAAATATAGCTAGAAAGCCATTTACGTTTGATCCAACTATTTCATATTTCAACCCACAAACCGATCAAGAAACCCTATTGGATTCTGAGTCGTTGCCTAACAATGACTTTCTTATTTCTCCTAGAGTTGGTTTCAACTGGGATGTTAACGGAAACCAAACTACTCAAATACGTGGTGGCAGCGGTGTCTTCACGGGTCGTTTTCCATTTGTTTGGCTAGGGAACCAAGTGCAGGGGTTAGATTCGTTTTTCTATCAAATCGTAGATCCAGATTTCAAATGGCCACAAGTATGGCGTACTAATATTGGTGCAGATCATAGATTTGATAGTGGTATTATTTTAACAGCAGATGTTTCGTATACTAAAGATTTAAATGGGGCTCATGTTCAGAACTGGGGATTGAGAAATCCTTCGGCAACTTTAAATGCTCCAGGCGATAATAGACCTATTTATGCTGCTACAGATAAAGGGAATAACGCTTATGTATTTACTAACTCAGATAAAGGAAGAATATGGAATGCTTCTTTAAAAGCACAGAAGACTTGGGATAACGGTTTATTTGCAAGCGTTGCCTATAACTATTTAAATGCACAAGATGTAAATTCTATTGAAGCAGAAATTACTGGCGATGCTTTTGATTTTAACCCTAATTTAGGAGATGCCAATCAAGATGTTTTATCTTACTCAAAATATGGGGATACGCATAGGGTAATCGGTGCTGCGGCAAAGCAATTCAATTATGGAAATAACAATAAGTGGTCTACCACTATTTCTACATTCTTTGAATACGCCCAAGGAGGAAGGTTCAATTATACCTATGCCGGTAACATAAATAACGATAGTTCATTTCAGAATAATGACTTATTGTACATTCCTACTAGTGCAGAAGTGCAACAAATGCAATTCTCAGGTGTGGGTCAGGCAGATGCTTTTGAACGCTTTATTCAGCAAGATGAGTATATGAGTGATAATAGGGGAGAATATTTTGATAGATATGGAGCACTTGCGCCATGGAGAGGAAAGTGGGATGTAAAGTTCCTGCAAGATTATCGTTTTAATGTATCAGAAGACAAAGTACATACTATTCAATTCAGCATCGATATTCTGAACTTTGGAAACATGCTTAATAGTGATTGGGGTGTTATTCAGCAACCTAATAGTCTTAACCCGTTATCTGTAACAGTAGATACTAATAATGTTCCTACCTATACTTTTAATGAACAACTTACAGAAACTTTTGGTTATGATTCAAGCTTGTTCTCTAGATGGCAGATGCAATTTGGTTTACGTTATATTTTCTAA
- the priA gene encoding replication restart helicase PriA yields the protein MQYFIDVILPIPLEKLFTYAISQTEAEFLRPGMRVGVPFGKSKIYTGLVHQVHTNAPVVYEAKEIDRILDEDPIINSIQLKHWQWIADYYMCTIGEVFRSAVPGAFLLESETLILRNDSSKVDESILEDDEFLVFEALQHQPLLKVQEVSAIIDRKNILPVLNRLIEKGVILLKEEMYDQYKPKLVRYVKLGEEYLDEEKLEALLNDLSRAPKQSQVVLSLFQLQATNKKPIKISELEQASGGSKAVIKSLIDKNILEEYFIRTDRVNYEGEEDNYALKALNEYQQKAFEDISKSFQEERVTLLHGVTSSGKTEVYVRLIEECIQKGKQALYLLPEIALTTQLISRLQGYFGEKVSVYHSKYSVQERVEVWNNVLAKKDKAQIVIGARSALFLPYSDLGLIVVDEEHESSFKQFDPAPRYHARDAAIVLAKLHNSNILLGSATPSIESFNNARIGKYGYATITRRFGNVLMPDIELVDLKEQSRKRRMKGHFSERLFLAIQEALEEGEQVILFQNRRGYAPIVECTTCGHSPQCPNCDVSLTYHQYKKQLRCHYCGYHMALPESCQACGSPTLDTKGFGTEQVEKELETLFPDAKTWRMDLDTTRGKHGYEKIITAFEQQEMDILVGTQMLTKGLDFRNVSLVGIMNADSLLNFPDYRAHERCFQLLTQVAGRAGRTKKRGKVLIQSYNPYHQILQQVSTHDYDTMFKEQLYEREQYKYPPRNRIIKITFKHKEYNRLNEATEWFAKALRTTLGGNVLGPEYPPVARVRNQYLKNILIKIPHSQSVVKTKLAIKKIEKSFNSVAQYRSVRVIYNVDHI from the coding sequence ATGCAGTATTTTATTGACGTAATATTACCGATTCCTTTAGAGAAACTTTTTACCTATGCTATCTCCCAAACGGAAGCTGAGTTTTTGCGTCCGGGTATGCGCGTAGGCGTTCCTTTTGGAAAGTCTAAAATTTATACGGGTTTGGTGCATCAAGTGCATACCAATGCCCCAGTGGTTTATGAGGCAAAGGAGATAGACCGTATCTTAGATGAAGATCCTATTATCAACTCTATTCAGTTAAAACATTGGCAGTGGATTGCAGATTATTATATGTGCACTATTGGCGAGGTGTTCAGAAGTGCGGTTCCTGGAGCTTTTTTGTTAGAGAGTGAAACTCTTATTCTTAGGAATGATAGTAGTAAAGTGGATGAGTCCATTTTAGAGGATGACGAGTTTTTGGTTTTTGAGGCTCTACAGCATCAGCCGTTGTTGAAAGTACAAGAAGTCAGTGCTATTATAGACCGAAAGAATATCCTACCTGTTTTAAATCGACTTATAGAAAAAGGTGTTATTCTCTTAAAGGAGGAGATGTACGACCAGTACAAACCTAAATTGGTTCGTTATGTGAAGCTGGGAGAAGAATATCTTGATGAAGAGAAATTGGAAGCTTTATTGAACGATTTATCTAGAGCGCCAAAGCAGAGCCAGGTTGTACTTTCTTTATTTCAATTACAGGCTACAAATAAAAAACCCATAAAAATATCGGAATTAGAGCAGGCGAGTGGAGGTTCAAAAGCGGTTATAAAATCGCTCATTGATAAAAATATTTTAGAAGAATATTTCATTAGAACGGATCGTGTAAATTATGAAGGCGAGGAAGATAACTATGCTCTAAAAGCTTTGAACGAATACCAGCAAAAAGCTTTTGAGGATATCTCAAAGAGTTTTCAGGAAGAAAGGGTAACATTGCTTCATGGGGTCACATCTTCCGGTAAGACGGAAGTATATGTACGTTTAATTGAGGAATGTATCCAAAAAGGGAAGCAGGCGTTGTATTTACTTCCTGAAATAGCCTTAACAACACAGCTTATTTCTCGTCTACAGGGGTATTTTGGCGAAAAGGTATCAGTATATCATTCAAAATATAGCGTTCAGGAGCGGGTGGAAGTTTGGAACAATGTTCTGGCCAAAAAGGATAAAGCGCAAATTGTAATAGGAGCTCGTTCGGCCTTGTTTTTACCATATTCGGATTTAGGCCTTATAGTGGTTGATGAAGAACATGAGAGTTCTTTCAAACAATTTGATCCAGCACCTAGGTATCATGCTCGGGACGCCGCAATAGTGTTGGCCAAACTACACAATAGCAATATTCTTTTAGGTTCTGCTACGCCAAGTATTGAAAGTTTTAATAATGCTAGAATAGGTAAATACGGGTATGCAACTATTACAAGGCGTTTTGGTAATGTTCTTATGCCGGATATAGAATTGGTAGATTTAAAAGAACAGAGCAGGAAGCGTAGAATGAAAGGTCATTTCTCCGAACGTTTATTTCTAGCTATTCAAGAAGCGCTGGAAGAAGGGGAGCAGGTTATTTTATTCCAAAATAGAAGAGGGTATGCCCCTATAGTTGAATGCACCACTTGTGGGCATTCACCACAATGCCCTAATTGTGATGTGAGTTTAACGTATCATCAGTATAAAAAACAATTGCGTTGTCATTACTGTGGTTATCATATGGCGCTGCCAGAAAGTTGTCAAGCCTGCGGAAGCCCAACGTTGGACACCAAAGGTTTTGGAACCGAACAGGTAGAAAAGGAATTGGAAACCTTGTTTCCGGATGCGAAGACCTGGCGGATGGATTTGGACACAACGCGTGGTAAACATGGTTATGAGAAAATAATTACGGCATTTGAACAGCAAGAAATGGATATTCTTGTAGGGACTCAGATGCTGACCAAAGGACTCGATTTTAGAAACGTGAGCTTGGTGGGTATAATGAATGCCGATTCTTTATTGAATTTTCCAGACTATAGGGCACATGAACGTTGCTTCCAGTTGTTAACGCAAGTGGCCGGGCGGGCAGGACGGACAAAAAAAAGAGGTAAAGTTTTAATTCAGAGTTATAATCCATATCACCAGATATTGCAACAAGTATCTACGCATGATTATGATACCATGTTTAAGGAACAATTGTATGAGCGGGAGCAATACAAGTACCCTCCCCGCAACCGGATTATAAAAATTACGTTTAAGCATAAAGAATACAATCGTTTAAATGAAGCAACGGAATGGTTTGCGAAAGCTTTGAGAACAACTTTAGGGGGTAATGTGCTAGGGCCTGAATATCCACCAGTGGCCAGGGTGCGAAACCAGTACCTAAAAAATATCTTGATTAAGATTCCGCATTCGCAATCTGTGGTAAAAACGAAACTCGCCATTAAGAAAATAGAGAAGTCTTTTAATTCCGTAGCTCAATACCGTAGTGTACGGGTAATATATAATGTAGATCATATATAA